AGCCACTGCAAGCCGAGTATACCATCGTCGGGAAACTTGCGTTAAACAATATAAAGATTTCTTCAAAAGACAAATGTGTTTAGGACTAGGTGGTGTTAGACCTACTGAAAATTTCATGAACACTTCCTTTTGCAAGTCACCATGCAAAAATGCATTATTAACGTCCAATTGATACACACTCCAATCTCTTTTAGCTGTAATAGTAAGAAGACATCTTATAGTTGTCATTTTCACCGCTGGTGAAAATGTTTCACTATAATATGTTTTTTCTCTTTGGATATCCTCCTTGCTACAAGCCTTGCCTTTAGTCTTTCAATAGTACAATCTGATAAGTATTTTACTTTGTACGCCTATTTATAAGGTAGTGCCTTCTTTCCTTTAGGTAACTCAACCACATCTCAGGTGTGGTTGTCTTGCACGGCTTGAACTTCTGATTCCATGGTTTCTCTCCATCATGGATGTTGAGAAGCTTGGTTAAAGCTAGTAAGCTCACTTAGTGTAGATAGAGATTGAATAATGTGTTGGTTGTTGATAGATAGAGATAAAAAGAAGTAAGCACTTGGCTTACTTGGTTGAGCAAACTATGCCCTGTCCAAATTAGTAAACACGATATTATTACATAGTCCTTCAGGTAGGATGGCCGGTGTGATACTCTATCTGATTTTCTTAGTGGAACATTTTGTCTATGTGCAGAAATAGGTGAGCTGCTATGGTGATTGTTCTAGGAAGGAGAATAGGGAATATGTGGGCAATAATATTGATGAGGAGTATGTGGAGATGAGAGTGAGGGTGAAGAAGACATATCTGGTATATTTGGTATATCTGGCTGCGTGGGTGTAGCATAGGTAGAGTTTGAGGCTAGAGGTGAGTGTGAAAAAAATAGGATTGTTTGAAGGACTGTACTTAGCTAATGGAAAATATGTTTCAAAGAACTTCACATCTCTGGAAATAAATGCCTTCTTTGTGTCCAACTCCAATAATTTGTATCCTTTTTTTTTATGTAAAAGGATACCCAATTAGGACATAGGCAGTTGCTCTCTCATCAAATTTACTTCTTCCTTGTGTCAAAGCGGAAGCATAACATAGACATCCAAAATTCCTCAAATGTTCATATTGAGGCTTCTGTTGAAAAAGTACTTCATATGGTGTCTGACCTTTCATTACACTAGAGGGCAATCTATTTATGATGTGTTTCGCAATTAAATTAAACTCTCCCCAATATGATATAGGGAGATTGGATTGAAACGTCAATCCTCTTGCAACATCTAAAAGATGTATATGCTTTCTCTCAAAAatcccattttgttgaggagttcCCACACAAGATATCTGATGTATGATCCCTTTTGAAGCAAGAAAAGCTGCTTATTGTGTTCCTTTTCTCAATTCGTGGCACGACCCCAATTTCCTCTTTAGGATATCGTGACgatacctagtctctaagactaggtaagcctaacacttactgAAGTAAAGATAGAATTTAACCAGAACAACTACGAAGCATGAAATCGCAATTTCTATAGTAAAACCAATGATTCCGAGTGCAACACAATACCcaaaactggtagtacaagtcataagctctactgagttTACTAGAATAATATTATATAAGTACAATTTGTCCTAGAAAAGAAATAGACAGTACAAGTACAATATTataaggtgactctgaggcccgCGGATGCTACgataggtttaccttgagtctccacagcaaaACCCGAATAACTAGCTAGTGATCAACCAACTCTGAAGTACATGAATCTGCACAAAATGAGTAGAAAGTATAGCATGAGTAACCACtaataagtagggattttgactacttatttgcgctcttttactttcgttttagaCCAAAATTGCTTAagggtattcccgaaaactaatgaaatgtgcttgcTTGCAGGAGTGTTGCCATATGAGCCAAAGAAATGAaattcaactcaagaaggagtaaatTTGGAAAAGGACCAAAACAAGGCTAAAAGGGGCACAATGCGGACCATACAAAagtgagtgcggccgcagaacctaaGGGCGACCTCTGACAGAATTTTAAGGCAAAATGTAGACCGCACAAttctagtgcggccgcagaagatgAAGTTCAGAGAATTGTATTTTTGGGCCATGGAGAAGTGCGGACCACACCGTTATTGTGCTTCCATAGGATGTCAAGTACGTCCACACTCATAATTGTGTGACTCGCAGAAGAGAAGAATCAGAGAGCCATGTTCCAGTCCAAGTTCAAGTGTGCGACCGCACTcagaattgtgcggtccacacaatcaaatgaagtgcggccgcatcCCACTTTTATGTGACCGCAGAAGGCCCAGTTGACCAGTCAAGCTCAGAGTACGGACTGCATACAAAATTGTGCGGTTGCACAACctccgcaggggcatttttgtcaagtattttcagcttagtataaatagaactttttgtcatttttaggttaaatTGTATCAGTGTAGAGCACCTGAGCCatttttctttactcttttgaGTAATATCGTATTAGATTAGCTTCTAAACATCAGATTTTCTTTCCctaatcaattattatgcattctatcttaattgcttatgtaatttcttcattttcatgagtagctaaatttctagctagggttgtggctcaaccctagtgtgggtatttaatggatgtttgatttagggcttgtttgtgattgagTTAGTGatttttagcctagttcttgcttaaATTCAAGAATTAATGATTACAAACATTAATTCATGCCTAATTGAtttggtctctacttgagaaagagagactaagactaggaaaacttggctaacaagaaattggggtgaactcaagaaattgatagctccaattaataggttgaatctagagatagtaagacccaacttgagcatatatcacttgttttgtgcaatacccatttggacttgagaaagctaaattggacaaaatcactcaaattactaagaggtatagagtgggtaaTTGCAAGTGATTGCTATATCACAACCCCAACCAATCAAACTTGCCCTAGAATTTACAACCcgttaggtaaccacctaggtggaagtcacaaccctagatattttatcatttaaaaaacaaccaaaaccaaaaatattgtctTCTAGTTTTATAATTGCAATCAATAGTTTAAAGTAGAAGtagaaacaacaaacaagaatgtGAAAGTGTAATTTGAGGCACATCATACAATTACACTAAATATATACCTAATCCCAATTCTAACTCCATGTGTATTCGACCCCGACTTGTGTTGGGTTTTATTATTGCATCGACCGCCTCACTACCTatatttgtggtgtgagtttgggcgacatcaatttttggcgtcgttgtTGTGGAGTTAAACAAATTTAGCTATATTTCTAGGTTTTTGTGTGATTTATCTTCTTTTCCTTCCTAGTCAGTAactttatttttaaattgattttagGTACGAAAATGGCTCTTAGCAACGAGCCCATTGGGAATTTGCTAATAGGGGAGGACGTGGATGATGACCAAGTtgatgaggttcctcttgaacctccaGCAAATTAGACGAGGCCGCCCGCCTCAAGACTACGTTCACATCCCtcccccacctccaccaagagcggCAGCACACTGACAGTTACCGAAcgagggttatgcaagtgctataaTCCTACTCCGCATTAAGGCGGGCAACTTCCAAATCACCAATGTGATACTTACATTACTTAAACAACGGGAATTCTTTACCGGGGCTCCGAGTCAAAATGCTTACTAGCATCTCAAAGGGTTCGTCAATACTTGTTGGGGAAGAAAGCAAACAAATGTCTTCGAGGACGCACTGTGGTTGAGgctatttcccttttctctaTAGGGAAAGGCATGGACTAGTTAGAGAGATTGCCCAATCATTccatccatacatgggatgagttggtggataaattcatttccaaattcttctctccgggACATATGGTGACACTTCGGGATGATATTATTGCATTCAAGCAAGAACCCAATGAGCCATTGCATGAGATTTAGGAAAGATATCGTACCATGGTTAAAGAGTAACCgcataatgatatgaccgaggccatgatccaagaAACCTTTTATAGGGGGATCAACACAACAAATCAATGCGTGCTAAATCAACTCGCCGGTGGGAACTTCATGAACACACCTTATGTCGAAGCTTGTGAAATTCTTGATAAGATGGCGGATACCTCAttggcatggcaaagtagagccaatgttccTCAAGATGACCCAAGTGTCATTCACCTACACAAGGAACTACATGATCATGGGTAAGATATTGCCGAGTTCACAACCACAAAGAACCAATTACCCAAAGCTCAGCTTCAACAAGTTTAAGGGCCGAAACAAGTGAATGCAATAGAAGGTGTAAATATGATGATGAACAAGAGACGACAAGAAGGTCAACAAATGCAAAGCCATCCTGAACAATTCATGCAAGATGATAGTGGTTATGATCAAGGTGATTCTTTCAATGAGCAAGAAGAAGATAttcaatatgtcaacaattatcaaggccaaagaaacaatgctcaaggacaaaatcaacaacaatggcggTTATAAGGAAATTGGAACAACCAAGGCCACCAAGGCAAATGGAGTGGTGGTAACaagaatcaaggaaattggaataatcaaggtaaccaaggcaattggggaggtAATCATCAAGGAATTGGGGCAGTAACAACCAAAGCAATTGGGGAGGCAAtaaccaaggagggtggaacaacaacaacaaccgagggccgggttttcaaaggcccccgatgttcCAACAACCGAGCAACCCACCCCATATCCTCCTCAAGGTCCATGCTCTTCTAACAATGAGATGGGTAGAATTGAGAATATGTTAAAcagatgatggagaagaatgccgaCTCTGATGCTCAACTAGCCTCTCATAACACTTTTATTCGcaatttggaggttcaattaggccaaatctcacaagctttgaacactcttcctaagggggcactacctagtGATACAATGGTGAAACCGAAGGGTGGAAATAATATGGGACATGCTATGGCCATGACTACTAAAAGTGGAAAAGGTGGAGATGCAaacacctcaaatcaaagaagaattatggatgaagatgttgtggCTCAAGAAGATGAAATCTCAAGCAATATAGTTCAAGCTAatgaagaagtgagaattgatattgatgAAAATGTGGAGGAGATGCAAGAAGAAGTGAACCTGTCTAAGGAATACGCGATTGACATGCCAGAACCGATCgtgccaaaggctaaggcaccaatgccaaggcctcctcctccataccctcaaaggcttgcaaagcaaaatagtgagaaccaattcaaaaagtttattgacatgatgaagagtttgtctaTCAATGTACCATTAGTTGAGGCTTTAGagcaaatgccgggttatgcaaagttcatgaaggtcttggtgacaaagaaaagatcgaTGAATTATGAGACTATCAAGATGGCACATCAAGTGAGTGCTATTGTACACTCAATGGCTCCGAAATTGGAAGATCCTAGcgctttcacaatcccttgcaccattgggagtgccaACTTTGCCAAAGCTTTATGTGATCTAGGGgcgagtatcaacttgatgccctactcagtgttcaaaactttggggattgggaaaccaagacccacatcaATGAGGTTGAAAATGGCGGATCATATAATGAAGAGACCTTTGGGTATTATCCATGATGTGTTGGTTAGAGTTGACAAGTTCATCCTCCCGGCGGACTTTGTGATCTTGATTGTGAaatggactatgaggttcctatcattttgggtagacctttccttgctacggggaaggctcttatgatgtggaagccggtgagctcactttccaagtgggtgatgaaaatgtggtcttccatgtgtgcaaatctatgaggcaactTAATAGTAATGAAGCTTGTTCGTTCGTGGATTTGGTCACTGATGTGATTATTGATGATGCTAGTGCCACAATGAATGTTGAGGATAATTTGGAAGCCGTTTTGCTCAATCTTGATGATGTTGAGGAGAAAGAAAGCTATGTGGAGTATGTTAATACATTGCAAGGAATAgggtcgtacacttatgagccctgcaagctatctttggatcttgaaaatcagAAGACTCgtccaacaaagccctcaatcgaggagcctcccactttggagttaaagccatttctgccacatctcaggtatgaattccttggcccTTCTTCTCAAGTAGAGTCCACATTGGAGGTGCTACAAAGGAGGAAAAGAGCAATCAGATGAACATTGGCGGATATTGGGGCATAAgtcccgccttttgcatgcataagattatTTTGGAGGAGGGTGAAAAACCCTccgttgaacatcaaaggagcATAAATGAAGTAATGCAAGAGGTGGCGAAGAAGGAGataatcaagtggttggatgccggggtttgTTTACCCCATTTCCAATAGCTCGTGGacctctccggtgcaatgtgtcccaaagaaagggggcatgactGTGGTAACAAATGACAAGAATGGATTGATCCCCATAAGAACCATTACCGGTGGAGAGTGTGCATAGACTATAGGAAGCTCAATAAAGTCACTCGGAAAGATCATTTCTACCTTCTATttcttgatcaaatgcttgataggttggcTGGACGTGTTTTTTATTACTTCCTTGATGGATACTCCAgctacaatcaaattcttattgctcctGAGGACTAAGAGAAGACCACTTTCACTTGTCCCTACGGTACTTTCATATTCTcgcggatgccatttggtttgtgtaatgcaccgacgaCTTATCAACGGTGTATGATCGATATTTTCACCGATATGATGGAGGATATtcttgaggtcttcatggatgattttttcgtgtttgggaattcttttgaggATTGATCGAACAATTTGGATAGGGTATTGGCTAGATGTGAGGAGACAAATTTGGTGTtgaattgggaaaagtgtcacttcatggtcgaggaaggcattaTCCTCgaccataaaatttcaaagcatggtattgaggttaACAAGGACAAAATTGAGGTGATCTCCAAACTCCCGCCCCTGCATCCGTGAAGGGAGTGGGGAGCTTTTTGGGTCATGTGAGTTTCTATCACCGATTCATCAAGGACTTTTCCAAGGTGGTAAACCATCTATGTAAACCTTTGGAGAATGATGCCAAGTTCTATTTCAATGAAGATTGTATGAAGGCATTCAAATTGCTCAAGTTCAAGTTGGCTACTAGTACTACTATTATTACCGCACCGAATATGAgattaccttttgagctcatatgTGATGCTAGTGATATGGCAGTTGGAGCGGTTTTGGGGCAACGTATCAACAAGATCTTCCATCTGGTCTACTATACTAGCAAGACCATGAATTATGCCCAAGTCAGCTACACAGTGACTGAAAAGGAGCTACttgctattgtttttgctatgtAGAAGTTCTGCCCGTATTTGATGGGTACAAAGGTGATTGTTCACACCGACCATGCGGTGCTTCAATATTTGATAAGCAAGAAAGATTCTAAGGCAAGGTTGATGTGGTGGGTGCTTTTATTGCAATAGTTTGATCTAGAGATTCAAGATCGCAAGGGTAGTGAAAATAAAGTGGTAGTCCACTTGTCCCGATTGGAGTAGGAGGGGAAGCCACATGaaggccttgagatcaatgattccttCCCCGACGAGCAATTGCTAGCTATTTCAATGACCGGAATGCCGTGGTTTGCCGATTTAGCCAATTATGTTATGAGCGGCATTAtaccgaatgagttctcttcaaaccaaaggaagaggCTCAAACGGGGTTGCCTTGACTATTATTAGGATGACACGTATATTTTTCAGATATGTACCGATAGGGTGATCCGACGATGTGTgccggaggaagaacaaatggGAATTCTTGAGGCTTTCCACTCTTTACCgcatggtggtcaccatggtggagcgaGAACGGCTACAAAACTgttgagttgtggattctattggcctactctTTACAA
The Nicotiana sylvestris chromosome 11, ASM39365v2, whole genome shotgun sequence DNA segment above includes these coding regions:
- the LOC138881490 gene encoding uncharacterized protein, which encodes MEKNADSDAQLASHNTFIRNLEVQLGQISQALNTLPKGALPSDTMVKPKGGNNMGHAMAMTTKSGKGGDANTSNQRRIMDEDVVAQEDEISSNIVQANEEVRIDIDENVEEMQEEVNLSKEYAIDMPEPIVPKAKAPMPRPPPPYPQRLAKQNSENQFKKFIDMMKSLSINVPLVEALEQMPGYAKFMKVLVTKKRSMNYETIKMAHQVSAIVHSMAPKLEDPSAFTIPCTIGSANFAKALCDLGASINLMPYSVFKTLGIGKPRPTSMRLKMADHIMKRPLGIIHDVLTFPCYGEGSYDVEAGELTFQVGDENVVFHVCKSMRQLNSNEACSFVDLVTDVIIDDASATMNVEDNLEAVLLNLDDVEEKESYVEYVNTLQGIGSYTYEPCKLSLDLENQKTRPTKPSIEEPPTLELKPFLPHLRVLARCEETNLVLNWEKCHFMVEEGIILDHKISKHGIEVNKDKIEDFSKVVNHLCKPLENDAKFYFNEDCMKAFKLLKFKLATSTTIITAPNMRLPFELICDASDMAVGAVLGQRINKIFHLVYYTSKTMNYAQVSYTVTEKELLAIVFAM